A region of Sphingobium baderi DNA encodes the following proteins:
- a CDS encoding TIGR03857 family LLM class F420-dependent oxidoreductase gives MAVLADRLFSYVLPGRAGDLQLALEQAREAERIGVAGVFLAERWENKEIASGLGALSQVTDRVRLVAGLTHFGTRHPLVLAGMAAGLQNLSRGRFTLGFGRGVPPVFAQLGIPVVNNQGMIDYADILRRLWAGETISYAGPAGNYPAMQFGRDLTNPPPIILGAIGPKTLALAGAHFDGVVLHPFLSVEGVRRATAIVRDAAARAGRSPDAVEIFATVVTVPDSLGADVLADARDARAVSYFMHHEIGLALTAINGWDQAPLARLAELNLQHLEYANADVAESRRQMAMAVSTLPAHWLAEGAATGTVDQCLERLGQYLEAGVDNILLHGTVPQQQGDLLAAAKTIPVR, from the coding sequence ATGGCCGTTTTGGCTGACCGTCTATTTTCATATGTCTTGCCCGGCCGCGCCGGGGATTTGCAGCTGGCTTTGGAGCAGGCCAGAGAGGCCGAACGTATCGGCGTGGCCGGCGTCTTCCTGGCGGAGCGCTGGGAGAATAAGGAAATCGCTTCGGGCCTGGGCGCCCTGTCGCAGGTCACCGACCGGGTGAGGCTGGTCGCGGGCCTTACGCATTTCGGAACGCGCCATCCGCTGGTGCTCGCGGGGATGGCCGCCGGCCTGCAAAATCTCAGTCGGGGACGCTTTACACTCGGATTTGGACGCGGCGTGCCGCCGGTCTTCGCCCAACTCGGCATTCCCGTGGTCAATAATCAGGGCATGATCGATTATGCCGACATTCTGCGCCGGCTCTGGGCGGGCGAGACGATATCCTATGCCGGCCCGGCGGGAAATTATCCGGCGATGCAATTCGGCAGGGATCTGACGAACCCGCCTCCCATCATCCTGGGCGCAATCGGTCCCAAGACGCTGGCGCTGGCGGGAGCGCATTTCGATGGCGTCGTGCTGCATCCCTTCCTGAGCGTGGAGGGCGTGCGCCGCGCCACCGCGATCGTGCGCGATGCGGCGGCGCGCGCTGGCCGGTCGCCGGATGCGGTGGAAATCTTCGCGACCGTGGTGACCGTGCCGGATAGCCTGGGGGCGGACGTGCTCGCCGATGCCAGGGACGCCCGGGCGGTATCCTATTTCATGCACCACGAAATCGGGTTGGCCCTGACCGCGATCAATGGCTGGGATCAGGCGCCGCTCGCGCGGCTCGCCGAACTGAACCTCCAGCATCTCGAATATGCCAATGCCGACGTGGCAGAATCGCGCCGGCAGATGGCGATGGCCGTTTCGACGCTGCCCGCGCACTGGCTGGCGGAGGGGGCTGCCACGGGCACTGTCGATCAGTGTCTCGAACGGCTGGGCCAGTATCTCGAAGCCGGTGTGGACAATATCCTGCTGCACGGCACGGTCCCACAGCAGCAGGGCGATCTGCTGGCCGCGGCAAAGACCATTCCGGTGCGATGA
- a CDS encoding zinc-binding dehydrogenase codes for MCGQHGTVAITASAAIRKELTLHFYSMRRVFRNAEAKGQATAFISEGIQSGRLAPVIDRTFPFSEVAEAHRYLESGEGLGKVVLTVP; via the coding sequence CTGTGTGGTCAACATGGCACTGTTGCGATCACCGCATCGGCGGCCATCCGAAAGGAACTGACGCTGCATTTCTACAGTATGCGCAGGGTGTTCAGGAATGCGGAGGCGAAAGGCCAGGCGACGGCTTTCATTTCCGAGGGCATCCAGTCCGGTCGCCTGGCCCCCGTCATCGATCGGACCTTCCCCTTTTCGGAAGTGGCGGAGGCGCACCGGTACCTCGAAAGCGGGGAGGGCCTGGGCAAGGTCGTTCTGACGGTGCCATGA
- a CDS encoding TonB-dependent receptor — MTGIPVQTGIPNGINTGQTPKHSLNLTGVYELELANGGGVTLSADWQYKSRYQLELNDDPAFSSETPGVLNGSISYRTPGDKWQFTVWGKNLTNKDVVIFGNDFRFFSYSFGEAFNPEVRISIPAQPPHG, encoded by the coding sequence GTGACCGGCATCCCGGTGCAAACCGGGATCCCGAACGGAATCAATACCGGGCAGACGCCGAAGCACTCGCTGAATCTGACTGGTGTATATGAGCTGGAATTGGCGAATGGCGGCGGTGTGACACTGTCGGCCGATTGGCAGTACAAGTCCAGATATCAGCTTGAACTGAACGACGATCCTGCCTTCAGTTCCGAAACTCCGGGTGTGCTGAATGGCAGCATCTCCTACCGGACTCCGGGAGACAAATGGCAGTTTACGGTGTGGGGCAAGAATCTCACGAATAAAGATGTCGTCATATTCGGAAACGACTTCCGTTTCTTCTCTTATTCGTTTGGCGAGGCTTTCAATCCGGAAGTCCGAATTTCAATCCCGGCGCAGCCACCTCACGGATAG